CTGATAATTGATCGGTAATACTTTTGAAGTTAAGTTCAGCAACGCTTGCTCCCAAAGCGTTACCGAAGACATTAGCAAAGGCGGGAATAATTGGCGTTAAATCGGTGTCTGGTGTTAAAAATTCTAGCTTGACATAATCACGCGCCAATCCTTCAAAGTCACGGTTTACTAAGTGAACAACTGCTTCTAATAATCCATAGCGTTGATAAGGTTTGACCTGACTCATCATGCCAAAGTCGAGATAAGCTAACTTACCGTCTACTGTAGCTAAGAGGTTGCCTGGATGAGGATCAGCGTGGAAAAAACCATGTTCTAATAGTTGTCGTAGAGAACACTGTACGCCTACTTCAACTAAATGGGCTGCGTCTATTCCTTGTTCCTGAAGTGATGGGATGTTGGTTAATTTAGTACCGTTGATCCACTCCATTGTTAAGACACGAGTACCTGTGTATTCCCAATAAATGTGGGGAATATAAATCTCAGGAATGTGACCATACAGTTTAGCAAACCGCTCCGCGTTATGTCCTTCGTTGACATAATCCATTTCTTCAAAGATACGGGTGGCAAATTCATCCATAATTGCCACTAAGTCACTGCGTACCTGCTTGATATTCTTTTGAGCCCAACCAGCAAGGTTTCGTAAAATGTAAACGTCTAGTGCGATCGCTTGCGCTAAACCTGGACGCTGTACTTTTACCGCGACTGTTTCCCCTGTCTTTAACTTACCTTTATATACTTGCCCCAAAGATGCTGCTGCTACTGGTTGGGGAGTCAATTCGGCATAAATTTCCTCTGGGCGATCGCCTAATTCTTCTTCAATAAATTGGTAAGCTATCTCATTGGGAAATGGCGGTAATTGGTCTTGTAGATGAGTTAATTCTTCTAAATAAGCAGGCGGTACTAAGTCTGGTCGCGTCGAAAGTGCCTGCCCTACCTTAATATAAGCAGGCCCCAATTTAGTTAATATTTCCCTAATCTGGTTGGCTCGACGAGGTTGATTTTGAGCAACACGCTTGGTTTGTTTATCCCACCACAAACCTAGCCCAAAACTCATAAAAGGTAAGATAATTTTTAACAAGCGTCCCCAGACTTGGAATGGATGTTGGCGATAATGCTCGTTAATCACTACTGGGTCGTAACGCATACCTGCGGGTGAGTCTTTTGAGGCAATTATCCGCGCTAATTTTAGTTGATCCAATGTTGGGGCGAACTCTGAGTCAACTACTACTGTTTCTACCGACTCCATATTTAGTGAATCAACCGAATTATCCATCACGGTCAAGTCGTCATCAAACCTGAGTGATGCTGGGGAGGCTTTGCTAGAATTCATAAGCTTGAAAGCGACGTTGTTAAGTATTGTAACAATTTATAACTGCTAAGTTAGTACGTCGGTAGGTGTGGGTTTAGCTCTTGTAATAAACAAACTGGGTCTTGGCATAGCCGCAAGAAAACACCCATAACGAAACATCTACACCGTTTATAATTTGATGGCTACTAATTTAGTTCTGCCCTCAAGGTAAACTTAGCTCCATGCTTGCTGCTTTACGGATTGAAAACTTTGCCTTGATTGACCAGCTACAACTAGAGTTTGGTGCTGGTCTAAACGTCTTGACAGGCGAAACTGGTGCTGGAAAATCAATTATCCTTGATGCTCTTGATGTCGCTTTGGGCGGTAAAGTCAGTAGTCGATTAATCCGTACTGGTGCAAATCGCGCAATGGTTGAAGCTACATTCAAAGTAGATCAGTCTGTGGCGCAGTGGTTGAGTACGCAAGAAATAGATTTGCTGGATGAGTCGAGTGTTATATGTTCTCGCGAAATTGCTGTTGCTCAAGGTAGCTTACGATCGCGATCGCGTGTCAATGGGGTACTGGTAAATCGACAATTGATGGATCAATTGCGCGATCGCTTAGTTGAAATTACTGCTCAAGGTCAAACTGTACAATTAACCGCGCCAGCAATTCAACGGCAATTAATAGATCTTTATGGTGGCTCCGACATCCTCCAACAGAGAGAGATTGTGGGAGCTAAATATGTTATTTGTCAAACAGCTTTACAAGAACTAGAAAAGCGCCGACATTCGGAACAGCAACGTTTGCAAAGATTGGATTTGCTGGAATATCAAACTAAAGAATTGGATACTGCTAGCTTGAATGAAGCAGATGAACTAGAACAACTTGAACAAGAACGCCAACGCCTTAGTCATGTAGTAGAACTACAACAGCTAAGTTATAAAGTTTATCAAGCTCTTTATCAAAATGACGCGGGTGAAGTTGCTGCGGCTGACTTACTCGGTCAAGCTGAGGCGACTTTAACTGATATGGTGACTTATGATGCTGAGTTGCAATCAATTTGGGATATCGTCAGTACAGCTTTAGCGCAAGTTGTAGAAGCGGGACGTGAGATTAATGCTTATGGAGATCAACTAGAAGTAGATCCTCAGCGTTTGAGTGAAGTTGAAGAACGTATTCGCACCCTCAAACAAATTTGTCGCAAATATGGCCCAACCTTAGCTGAAGCGATCGCATATTATCACAACTTACAAGCAGAACTTAGCGAATTAAACTGCGGTGGTCAATCTTTAGAAGATTTAGAAAAACACTATCAAGGGTGTCAAGAAAGCTTAGATCAAGCTTGTAATAATTTGACAAAACTGCGTCGATATGCTGCTAATAATTTAGAACAACGGTTGGTAGCAGAACTCAAACCTTTAGCAATGGACAAAGTGCAATTTGAAGTAGCGATCGCACCTTGTTCTCCCAACGCAACAGGGGCAGATACAGTGTTATTTTACTTTAGTCCCAATCCAGGTGAAAAACTGCAACCTTTAGCTGCAACAGCTTCTGGTGGGGAAATGAGCCGCTTTTTACTAGCATTAAAAGCTTGTTTTTCTCAAGTTGATGTTCCAATTACATTAATTTTTGATGAAATTGATGTCGGTGTATCTGGAAGAGTAGCACAAGCGATCGCAGATAAACTCCACCAACTTAGTCGGGGACATCAAGTTTTATGCGTTACCCACCAACCATTAGTTGCTGC
This Oculatellaceae cyanobacterium DNA region includes the following protein-coding sequences:
- the recN gene encoding DNA repair protein RecN produces the protein MLAALRIENFALIDQLQLEFGAGLNVLTGETGAGKSIILDALDVALGGKVSSRLIRTGANRAMVEATFKVDQSVAQWLSTQEIDLLDESSVICSREIAVAQGSLRSRSRVNGVLVNRQLMDQLRDRLVEITAQGQTVQLTAPAIQRQLIDLYGGSDILQQREIVGAKYVICQTALQELEKRRHSEQQRLQRLDLLEYQTKELDTASLNEADELEQLEQERQRLSHVVELQQLSYKVYQALYQNDAGEVAAADLLGQAEATLTDMVTYDAELQSIWDIVSTALAQVVEAGREINAYGDQLEVDPQRLSEVEERIRTLKQICRKYGPTLAEAIAYYHNLQAELSELNCGGQSLEDLEKHYQGCQESLDQACNNLTKLRRYAANNLEQRLVAELKPLAMDKVQFEVAIAPCSPNATGADTVLFYFSPNPGEKLQPLAATASGGEMSRFLLALKACFSQVDVPITLIFDEIDVGVSGRVAQAIADKLHQLSRGHQVLCVTHQPLVAAMADYHFRVDKQVVAQINGKGDRNGAVAEELPEVRTVVRVNILDTHLTRREELAQLAGGKSSQEATAFAESLLKQFQLKKTQMKTDKRR
- a CDS encoding AarF/ABC1/UbiB kinase family protein; translation: MNSSKASPASLRFDDDLTVMDNSVDSLNMESVETVVVDSEFAPTLDQLKLARIIASKDSPAGMRYDPVVINEHYRQHPFQVWGRLLKIILPFMSFGLGLWWDKQTKRVAQNQPRRANQIREILTKLGPAYIKVGQALSTRPDLVPPAYLEELTHLQDQLPPFPNEIAYQFIEEELGDRPEEIYAELTPQPVAAASLGQVYKGKLKTGETVAVKVQRPGLAQAIALDVYILRNLAGWAQKNIKQVRSDLVAIMDEFATRIFEEMDYVNEGHNAERFAKLYGHIPEIYIPHIYWEYTGTRVLTMEWINGTKLTNIPSLQEQGIDAAHLVEVGVQCSLRQLLEHGFFHADPHPGNLLATVDGKLAYLDFGMMSQVKPYQRYGLLEAVVHLVNRDFEGLARDYVKLEFLTPDTDLTPIIPAFANVFGNALGASVAELNFKSITDQLSALMYEYPFRVPAYYALIIRSLVTLEGIAINIDPNFKVLSKAYPYVARRLLTDPSPDLRASLQDLLFKNGSFRWNRLENLLKNARNSDGFDINQVLNQTLEFLLSERGAFIRYQLADEIIKAVDTFGQSTFNNFAFYLQKRVGLVVKEEPVVTGNSQTLEHIKRIWQILQETPGFDALAFLPKIPQLLLKQETQNLGKQIAGGLAQRVAARLIREVLLQETTVDVSENGHKPSSVRQLALPPVNR